A region of Periophthalmus magnuspinnatus isolate fPerMag1 chromosome 13, fPerMag1.2.pri, whole genome shotgun sequence DNA encodes the following proteins:
- the LOC117379917 gene encoding alpha-2-macroglobulin-like: protein MVQLTFDLDPQAKEGSYSVSVKVKGARHEITHKFDVEKYVLPKFSVEVEAPAEVSIAPDEFPFKVCGKYTFGQPVPGSVQLTLGKSDGAGDTRIDYIHKNSSIQNQQVSKDGCASFSFQTSELKKLTPTSIMTGHHEVYSHYTIHAMMTEEGTGLKQENKQWVKISYELGKVEFVNPPTRYNSGDVLELQVKAVHYNNTPVSNTDIHLLKNNDLLHTLNTDQDGVATFKFNTSQYTGRIRLKASLYNESVSTRMNPHFTTASLSLLEIKAPSLHTKTTSTLEVVGEDRTLTCGAKESFTVGYNIVGEGQGKATLIYLVLSRGVIVKYGHYTTYMDTIMQGELTFNMEITSDMAPAVTLVTYAVLPSESVIAASKEFNTEKCFGHKVQLEFAPPSSVPGEQSSLKVSAAPLTLCGISAVDKSVLIHKPGKSLDADKLFSLLPVQRAEQFPYHIEDDLGCVKVRTRKSLYLPERPDKDDVYHILKGRGLKMATNLFIRTPTCVNLRGNEYFKNRYGYSSPRHGFRGPLRGMPTPQMFHLAYEDTPARPPPPVIQTVRTFFPETWIWDLVEVGALGHVTLPLTVPDTITTWQTEAFCLSPQEGIGLAPPQQHTVFQPFFLEQVLPYSIIRGESFELKATVFNYLSSCIMMDVRVAPSADFTLTPLSSDQYTSCLCGNEQKTLSWTLLASSLGDLNITVTAEAIPSAVQCDNEVMSVPERGRKDVVTRVLRVQAEGSEVSKAFNWLLCPKGKSLKEQVELTLPENVIPGSARASVSVLGDILGRAMKNLDGLLKMPYGCGEQNMALLAPNIYILQYLNTTQQLSPEVNERALKFLSSGYQRQLNYKDRHGAYSTFGRGEGNTWLTAFVVRCFAKAQAFVYIDPKKVHQSQEWLETRQMDDGCFEPSGKLFNNRMKGGVSDTVTLSAYITAAFLEMNRSRNDSVIQNSLSCLKNHSKNMENIYTTALMAYVFSLARDTETHAQLLNKLRSQATEEDTRVHWSSSSSSSSSLSVEIASYVLLSILSQSSVSLEDQGYTSKIVRWLTGEQNSYGGFRSTQDTVVALQALSMYSAMIFNPDGSSSVLVQDLNRPTEGSLSFTVEPSNKLLYQERALGGAAGQYSVEVTGSACASVQISLHYNIPTPSEVRTLGVKVESQMDCGGSALQLHLEAQYFGDLNSTNMVILDVKVLSGFVPDEKSVKNLESLNDIDRVEQNGDHILIYISGLSTDQPVTCSLRLIRETVVHNLKPAVVKIYDYYQPSDEAETEYTSPCAAPTKD from the exons TTCTGCCAAAGTTTTCTGTTGAAGTGGAGGCTCCAGCTGAAGTCAGCATCGCTCCGGATGAATTCCCATTCAAAGTGTGTGGAAa ATACACTTTTGGTCAGCCGGTGCCGGGGTCGGTGCAGCTCACTCTGGGCAAAAGCGACGGTGCCGGTGATACCCGCATAGATTATATACATAAAAACAGCAGTATCCAAAACCAGCAG gtGTCCAAAGATGGCTGTGCGTCCTTCTCCTTCCAAACATCTGAGTTAAAAAAGCTCACGCCCACATCCATAATGACTGGTCATCATGAAGTATACAGTCACTACACCATACACGCCATGATGACTGAAGAGGGAACAg GCCTGAAGCAGGAGAATAAACAGTGGGTGAAGATCTCGTATGAACTTGGGAAAGTGGAGTTTGTGAATCCTCCCACAAGATACAACAGTGGAGACGTACTGGAGCTACAG GTGAAAGCGGTGCATTACAACAACACTCCGGTCTCTAACACTGACATCCATCTATTGAAAAACAATGATCTGCTCCACACCCTGAACACCGACCAGGACGGGGTCGCTACCTTCAAGTTCAACACCAGCCAATACACAGGCCGCATCAGACTCAAG GCGAGTCTGTATAACGAGTCTGTGTCCACTCGCATGAACCCGCACTTCACCACTGCGTCTCTGTCCCTGCTGGAGATCAAAGCCCCCTCCCTCCACACCAAGACCACCTCGACTCTGGAGGTCGTCGGCGAGGACCGGACCCTGACGTGTGGGGCCAAAGAGAGTTTCACCGTGGGCTACAACATTGTGGGAGAGGGCCAAGGGAAAGCCACCCTCATCTATCTG GTCCTGTCCCGAGGAGTCATCGTTAAATATGGACACTACACCACGTACATGGACACAA TAATGCAGGGGGAGTTGACCTTTAACATGGAGATCACCAGTGACATGGCCCCCGCTGTGACCCTGGTGACCTACGCAGTCCTGCCCAGTGAAAGTGTCATCGCTGCATCCAAAGAGTTCAACACAGAGAAGTGCTTCGGTCACAAG GTGCAGTTGGAGTTCGCTCCTCCCTCCTCGGTCCCTGGGGAGCAGAGCTCTCTCAAAgtctcagctgctcctctgactctgtgtgGAATCAGTGCAGTGGACAAGAGCGTCCTCATCCACAAACCAGGAAAAAGTCTGGACGCAGACAag TTGTTCTCCCTGTTGCCGGTCCAAAGGGCGGAGCAGTTTCCGTATCATATTGAAGATGATTTGGGCTGTGTGAAAGTGCGAACCAGGAAAAGTCTTTATCTCCCAGAGAGACCAGACAAGGATGATGTCTATCACATACTCAAG GGTCGAGGACTCAAAATGGCGACTAATCTGTTCATCCGGACTCCAACATGTGTGAACTTGAGAGGGAATGAGTACTTTAAAAACCGTTACGGCTACAGTTCTCCACGACACGGCT tcagGGGACCTCTGAGAGGGATGCCGACGCCACAGATGTTTCACTTGGCTTACGAAGATACACctgctcgtcctcctcctcctgtgatcCAAACTGTCCGAACCTTCTTCCCCGAGACCTGGATCTGGGACCTGGTGGAAGTGGG AGCCTTGGGCCACGTGACGCTGCCCCTCACAGTCCCAGACACTATCACCACGTGGCAGACCGAAGCCTTCTGCCTGTCGCCGCAGGAGGGAATCGGACTGGCGCCCCCACAGCAGCACACCGTGTTTCAGCCATTCTTCCTGGAGCAGGTCCTGCCGTACTCCATCATCAGAGGAGAGAGCTTCGAACTGAAGGCGACTGTCTTCAACTACCTCTCCTCCTGCATCATG ATGGACGTGCGTGTAGCGCCCTCTGCTGACTTCactctgacccctctgtcctCAGACCAGTACACGTCCTGTCTCTGCGGCAACGAACAAAAGACCCTGAGCTGGACTCTGCTCGCCTCCTCCCTCG GTGATTTAAACATTACCGTGACAGCAGAGGCCATACCGTCGGCGGTCCAGTGTGATAATGAGGTCATGAGTGTTCCAGAGAGAGGGCGCAAGGATGTGGTGACCAGAGTGCTCCGGGTCCAG GCTGAAGGATCGGAGGTGTCAAAGGCCTTCAACTGGCTCCTCTGTCCCAaag GGAAGTCTCTgaaggagcaggtggagttgaCTCTGCCGGAAAATGTGATCCCTGGATCTGCCCGAGCCTCAGTCTCTGTCCTGG GAGACATTTTGGGTCGTGCCATGAAGAACTTGGACGGTCTGTTGAAGATGCCTTATGGATGTGGAGAGCAGAACATGGCTCTGCTCGCACCAAACATCTACATCCTCCAGTATCTGAACACCACACAGCAGCTCAGCCCCGAGGTGAACGAGAGGGCCCTCAAGTTCCTCAGCAGCG GATACCAGAGACAGCTGAACTACAAAGACCGTCATGGAGCCTACAGCACCTTCGGACGAGGAGAAGGGAACACATG GCTGACGGCGTTCGTGGTGCGGTGCTTCGCTAAGGCCCAGGCGTTTGTTTACATCGACCCAAAGAAGGTGCACCAGTCTCAGGAGTGGCTCGAGACCAGACAGATGGACGATGGTTGTTTCGAGCCTTCAGGAAAACTATTCAACAACAGGATGAAG GGCGGAGTGTCTGATACCGTCACCCTCAGCGCTTACATCACAGCTGCTTTTCTGGAGATGAACAGGTCTAGAAAT GACTCGGTGATCCAAAACAGCCTCTCCTGTCTGAAGAACCACTCTAAGAACATGGAGAACATCTACACCACAGCTCTGATGGCTTATGTCTTCAGTTTggccagagacacagagactcaCGCTCAGCTCCTAAACAAACTGCGCTCTCAAGCCACAGAGGAAG ATACACGGGTGCactggtcctcctcctcctcctcctcctcctccctctcggtGGAGATCGCCTCGTATGTGctcctctccattctctctcagTCGTCTGTGAGTCTGGAGGACCAGGGCTACACCTCCAAGATCGTCCGCTGGCTCACGGGAGAACAGAATTCTTATGGAGGCTTCAGGTCTACTCAg GACACAGTGGTGGCGCTGCAGGCACTGTCCATGTACTCCGCAATGATCTTCAATCCGGACGGGTCCAGCTCAGTTCTGGTCCAGGATCTGAACCGGCCTACAGAGGGGTCTTTATCCTTCACCGTGGAGCCGAGCAACAAGCTGCTGTACCAGGAGCGTGCTCTAGGGGGCGCCGCAGGGCAGTACAGTGTGGAGGTGACGGGGAGCGCCTGTGCCTCTGTGCAG ATCTCGCTGCATTATAACATCCCGACCCCGTCTGAGGTCAGGACTCTGGGGGTAAAGGTCGAGAGTCAGATGGATTGTGGAggctctgcgctccagctccacCTAGAGGCTCA aTACTTTGGAGATCTGAACAGCACGAACATGGTGATCCTGGACGTGAAGGTGCTCTCAGGATTTGTGCCGGACGAAAAATCTGTCAAGAAC CTGGAGTCTCTGAATGACATCGACCGAGTGGAGCAAAACGGTGACCACATTCTCATCTACATCAGTGGG TTGTCCACAGACCAGCCGGTGACCTGTTCTCTGCGTCTTATTCGGGAGACTGtggtccacaacctcaaacctGCTGTGGTCAAAATCTACGACTACTACCAGCCAA GTGATGAGGCAGAGACAGAGTACACCTCCCCCTGTGCTGCACCAACGAAAGACTAA
- the LOC117380086 gene encoding retrotransposon-like protein 1, producing the protein MGTLVVTFCVLAALEVGCRPLSSSSLKEAKVECIIQQTLSGDDTQDQCVPQLAEELQQVQRHHGLLQELQDLAQRERKRERDEEDEDEEEEDDGEEEGYNMADGDEDDDFDEEDEDDEDEDTDSDRNEQEEVKEIQDGRQEGEEEEDEVKELMKEAKKTEEVEQRRKAEVELLMEKRKVQRELQDLQKKPTAEGEKEVQRKTEELKELEAKMQRVREEEKQRKTEPSAPPQSQTDREEQRKSGGEEEQRKSSAEEHPTERELLEIEAELRKVAGELRALRRG; encoded by the exons TGGGATGTCGGccgctctcctcttcttccctgaAAGAAGCAAAG GTGGAGTGCATCATTCAGCAGACTCTGAGCGGAGATGACACGCAGGACCAGTGTGTGCCACAGTTAGCAG AGGAGCTGCAGCAGGTCCAGAGGCATCATGGTCTGCTCCAGGAGCTGCAGGACCTCGCCCAGCGCG AGAGAAAACGTGAGCGAGACGAGGAAgacgaggatgaagaagaggaggatgacggagaggaggagggatacAACATGGCCGACGGCGATGAGGACGACGACTTTGACGAAGAAGACgaggatgatgaagatgaagacaCAGACtctgacagaaatgaacaggaggaggtgaaggagatccaagatggccgacaggagggagaggaggaggaggatgaggtgaAGGAGCTGATGAAGGAGGCCAAAAAGACGGAG gaggtggagcagaggaggaaggcGGAGGTGGAGTTGTTGATGGAGAAGAGGAAGgtgcagagggagctccaggaTCTGCAGAAGAAACCCACagcggagggagagaaggaggtgcagaggaagaccgaggagctgaaggagctggaggcaAAGAtgcagagagtcagagaggaggagaagcagaggaagaCCGAGCCCAGCGCACCTCCTCAGagtcagacagacag agaggagcagaggaagagcggaggagaggaggagcagaggaagagcagcGCAGAGGAGCACCCAACAGAGAGA GAGCTGTTGGAGATCGAGGCGGAGCTGCGTAAAGTGGCTGGAGAGCTCAGGGCGCTGCGTCgaggataa